From a region of the Phaeodactylum tricornutum CCAP 1055/1 chromosome 4, whole genome shotgun sequence genome:
- a CDS encoding predicted protein, whose translation MAKASSLKRGVSSQRGLLASLWSLVTVMTVLAFIVALIFTFAGVQEGDSYSNRNQNTNDQDASDPKVAVTSRGMAVAALWTAVLATLISIFGTVILGWQSPTGRYYSCCSTKVHQTNALSLGSFIGTVFMFANLTFICAILFGEFEIRDRCGEGEGRKRDGVATASAVARSSTAFSIACLFLTLLYGGFVSILFVYSESILEELTAVEKEDLHNARCIHSASPTPFATAYTGYIGERFDVRRNLGSSAAGLLLMTPKPANCLSDGTPFLAAQFVAALDSLNLNPLSTTLYLNPSWSVTYNHLSVPGYSQRNDFHKEIVS comes from the exons ATGGCCAAGGCTTCATCTCTCAAACGAGGAGTGTCGTCCCAAAGGGGCCTTCTGGCTTCGCTATGGTCGCTTGTAACAGTAATGACAGTATTAGCTTTCATAGTTGCTCTCATCTTTACATTTGCTGGGGTACAAGAAGGCGACTCCTATTCCAACCGAAACCAGAATACGAACGATCAAGACGCGAGCGATCCAAAAGTGGCAGTGACGAGTCGAGGCATGGCTGTAGCGGCTCTCTGGACAGCTGTTCTGGCTACTCTAATCTCAATTTTCGGGACTGTCATTCTGGGATGGCAGTCGCCCACAGGACGGTATTACAGTTGCTGCTCCACAAAGGTACACCAAACAAACGCACTGTCCCTGGGCAGTTTCATCGGAACCGTTTTTATGTTCGCGAATCTGACCTTCATATGTGCCATTCTGTTCGGAGAATTCGAG ATTCGTGACCGATGCGGAGAAGGAGAAGGACGGAAACGAGATGGCGTAGCAACCGCTTCAGCGGTCGCACGGTCGTCGACGGCCTTCAGCATAGCGTGCCTCTTCCTAACGCTCCTGTATGGGGGGTTCGTCTCCATTTTGTTTGTCTATTCCGAGAGCATTTTGGAGGAACTGACAGCCGtcgaaaaggaagatttgCACAACGCAAGGTGTATCCATTCCGCATCGCCAACTCCATTTGCAACCGCCTACACCGGCTACATTGGAGAGCGATTCGATGTACGACGAAATCTAGGCAGTAGTGCTGCtggcttactgttaatgacTCCTAAACCGGCGAACTGCTTATCCGATG GTACACCGTTTTTGGCAGCTCAGTTTGTAGCAGCTCTAGATTCTTTGAATTTGAATCCGCTTTCCACCACGTTGTACTTGAATCCGAGTTGGAGTGTGACCTACAACCATCTCTCAGTCCCAGGCTACTCTCAGCGCAATGACTTTCACAAGGAAATTGTTTCCTGA